The DNA sequence TCTACTACTTCCTGCCCCGCCTGCTCCTGGGCCGCGGCATTCTTTTCCTGAGCTTTTTCATCACCACCCTGTTGGTGCTCATCTGGCGCGGGCTCTACGGCTGGGCCCTCAGGCAGCGCTTCCTGGCCTCGCGGGTGCTCATCCTGGGCGGCGGCTCTTTGTCCGACTCCATCGTCGAGGAGCTCCTGGGCCGCTCGGACAACGTGTACAACGTGGTGGGCATCATGAACATTTTGGGCGAGGGGGGCCGCCGGGCCGGGGACGACGACGAACCGGACGTGGACCTGATGCCCCAGTGGGCCTCGCTGCTCCGGGCCGAGCTCCGCCACGACCCCACCGAGCTGGTTGGCCTGGTCAACTACCTGGAGGTGGACCTGGTGGTGGTGGCCATGGACGAAAAGCGCGGCCGCATGCCCATGAAGGAGCTCCTGGAGTGCCGCATGCTGGGGGTGCCCATCATCACCGGCGAGGATTTTTACGAGACCATCGCCGGGCGCATCCTGGCCCAGCGCATCCGGCCCTCCTGGCTGGTATTCTCCTCGGGCTTCACCACCAGCCGCCTGCGCACCTTCACCAAGCGGGCCATGGACCTGGGCCTGTCCTCACTGGGCCTGATCCTCACCGCGCCCTTCACCGCCCTGGTGGCCCTGGCCATCAAGCTGGAGAGCAGGGGCCCGCTGATCTACAGCCAGCAGCGGGTGGGCCAGAACGGCAAGCTGTTCTACGCCCACAAGTTCCGCTCCATGGTGGCCGACGCCGAAAAGGTCTCCGGTCCGGTCTGGGCCGAGGAGAACGACCCGCGCATAACCAAGGTGGGCCGCTTCATCCGCAAGGTACGCCTGGACGAGATTCCCCAGATGTACAACGTGATCAAAGGGGAGATGAGCTTCGTGGGGCCCCGGCCGGAGCGGCCCCATTTCGTGGAGCAGCTGACCGAGGAGCTTCCCTTTTACAACGAGCGCCACAAGGTGAAGCCGGGCATCACCGGCTGGGCCCAGGTCTGCTATCCCTATGGCTCCACCGTGGCCGCGGCCCTGGAGAAGCTCAACTACGACCTGTACTACATCAAGCACTCCAGCCTTAGCATGGATGTGATGATCATCCTGCAAACCGTCAAGATCATTCTGTTCGGAGGGGGGGGACGATGAGCGGTCAACCGGACGAGGCCAGGCACGGCGGCCCGCCGCGCCCCTTGACCATCCTGGCCTGGGCCGTGGTGCTCAGCCTGCTGGCCTGGATCTACGCTCCGCATGTGGCGGGCATGGTGGCCAACTGGTGGGACGACCCCAACTACTCCCACGGCTTTTTGGTCCCCTTGATCTCGGCCTATCTTCTCTGGCGCCAGCGCGACCAGCTGGCCAAGGCGGCGGCCGGGCCCAACTACCTGGGCCTGGCGGTCATCGGCGCCGGACTCCTCATGCTGGTGGCGGGCCAGCTGGCTCATGAATTCTATCTGCGGCGCATCAGCCTCATCCCGGTGATGTGGGGCCTGGTGTTCCTGGCCTGGGGCTGGGGGGTGGCCCGGCGAAGCATCTTCGCCTTCGCCTACCTCATCCTCATGGTGCCCCTGCCCTACCTGCTCTACGACGCGGTGGCCTTTCCCCTCCGGCTCATCGCCGCCGAGGTGGCCGCCTGGGGCATCCGCCTGTTCGGCATCCCGGTGTACCTGGAGGGCAACGTCATCCACCTGCCCAACTTGGTGATGAACGTGGTGGACGCCTGCTCGGGCATCCGCAGCCTCATCTCCCTGCTGGCGGTGGGGGTCATCCTGGCCTACCTTATCCTGCCCAACCGCTGGATAAAGGTGGTGGTGGTGCTCCTGGTGCCGCCGGTGGCGGTGTTCACCAACGCCCTGCGGGTCACCGCCGCAGGCATCCTGGCGGTCTACTGGGGCCGCGAGACCCTGGAAGGGGTGATGCACGACTTCGTGGGCTGGGTGGTGTTCATGGCCGGTTTCGTGATCCTGCTGTTCATCACCCTGGGCCTCAAGAAGCTTTTCCCCGAAGGGAGGCGTCAGGCATGAGCAAGCGCCGAACCAAAGGGCTGTTCATCGCGGCCGCTCTCCTGTTGCTGGCCGCCCTGCTCATCTCGGTGGGCCAGGAGGTCACTCCCCAGAAGCTGCAAGCTCCCCTGGACCAGCTCCCCTTGGCCCTGGGCAAGTGGCGGGGCATCGGGGCCGACATGCCCCTGGACCAGGACACCATCGCCCTATTAAGGCCCACCGACTATCTGCTACGCAACTACGCCAACCCGGGCGGAGGCATCTGCGCGGTGTTCGTGGCCTTTTTTGCCTTGCAGCAGGAGGGGCAGATCATCCACTCGCCCCGCCACTGCCTGCCGGGCAACGGCTGGCAGATATCCTCGCGCCAGGCGGTGGAGGTAGAAGGCCCGGACGGCCCCTGCACGGTCAACCACCTGATCCTCAGCCGCAACCTGGACAAGCTCAGCGTGCTCTATTGGTATCAGGGGCGCGGCCGGGTGGAGGCGGACGAATACATGGACCGGGCCCGCCTGGTGCTGGACGGCATCCTGGACAACCGCTCCGACGGAGCCTTGGTGCGCCTGACCATGGACACTCCCCGGGGCGTGGCCCATTCCCTGGCCCTGCAAAAGGAGCTGGCCTCCCGGCTCATCCCGGCCCTGTGGAAAATCTTGCCGCCCCAGTAGCCCAGGCGGCGCGGGGCGGGCATTATCGGGCAACTTTGCATGAATCAAAGGGTTTTGTTGAACACCAAGCCGAATCGGCCGGGACGCCCCGCGCGCCCGGCCCCGGCGCGGCCTTGACCACCAAAACGGGCCGGGCCGGACACCCGCCGGCAGCGAGCTGAAACTTGAGCTTTTTCTTCACACTCCTGTTCGTGGTCATCCTCTACGTCAGGCCCCAGGAGTTTTGGGACCTCATCCAGGGCTGGCCCATCATGGACTACGTGGCCGGCGGGGCCATTCTGTTCGTGTTTTTGAGCGGCGAGTTCCAGAAGTCCAAGCTGGTCGATTCGCCCATCCCCAAGATGCTGGCCATGTTCTGGGTGTGGCTGGCCCTCACCCAGGTGGGTCACGGCTGGCTGGGCGGCTTCCCCTACACCATCCAGAAGTTCGGCCGCGTGGCGATCCTGTTCTATTTGATCGTGCTCACCGTGGACAGCATCCGCAAGGTGCGCATCCTCATCTGGACCATGATCATCCTCTCCACCTTCCTGTCCATCGAAGCCATCGTGCAGTTCTACACCGGCATAAGCTTGGGCGGGGCCTCGGCTCTGGCCCGCCGCGTGGGCGAAGACGTGGTCATGCAGGCGCGGGGCATCGGCATATTCAGCGACCCCAACGACCTGGCCCTGCACGTGGTGCCCATGCTGGCTTTTCTGGTGCCGCCGTTCCACAAGAAATCCATATCCAACACCTTCATCACCGGCGTCATCTTCATGATCCCCCTGGTCACCGGCGTGGTCTACACCCGCTCTCGCGGCGGCATCCTGGCCATGGCCTTCGTGGCCTGGATCTACATGCGCCACCGGGTGGGCATGACCTTCTCGGTGGTGGGGCTGGTCATGCTCTTCGGCCTGTTGATGGCCGTGCCCCGCTTCGACGACGTGAGCGCCTCCTCGGGCTCGGCCCAGACCCGTCTGGACCACTGGGCCTACGGCCTGTCCGAGTTCCGGGCCAACCCCTTGTTCGGCATGGGGTACGACAACTTCACCACCCAGGGCTACCGCCACACGGCACACAACTCCTTCGTGCTGGTGCTGGCCGAAAGCGGCCTCATCGGCACCATCCTGTGGCTGTCTTTCTTCTACTCCGCCGGGCGGCACATCTTCGCCATGGAGCGGATCACGCGGGGGCCTCCCTGGGTGGCGCCCATGTCCAAGGCCTTGGAGGCCGCGCTGGGCGGCTGGATGGTGGGAGCCTTCTTCCTCAGCCAGTCCTACGGCTTCCTGCTATACATCCTGCTGGCCATCATCGTGGCCATCGTGAACATCTTGAACAAGCAGGGCATAGACATAGGCTTCCAGTGGAAAGGACGCCAGACCCGCAACGTGTTCTTCATCACCGTGGGCATGGTGGTGGGCATCCACATTCTGGTGCGAACCCTGTTCGTGGTCTCCTTCTGAGTTGGGTCAATGATCAAAGCGATGGACATATGGCTCCCCGCCTACCTCAAACAGGCGCGCCACCCCCGGCAAAGCGGCCGGGGGCCGGTGCACCTGTGCCTGGCCATCACCGACCACTGGGAGCCCTATTGGGCCGGGGCCGACGAGGCCCGCGCCAGGGCCCGTCTGGAGGCCTGGGAAGAGGGCTGGCCCCGCATGACCGCCGGCCTAGCCGACTGCCGGGGCCGGGCGCCCCAACACGACTTCTACTACCCCCTGGAGGACTATCGGCCGGAGATGCTATCGCGCCTGGCCGAGGTCTGCGCCCAGGGGGTGGGTTCGGTGGAGGTG is a window from the Desulfarculaceae bacterium genome containing:
- a CDS encoding TIGR03013 family PEP-CTERM/XrtA system glycosyltransferase, with translation MLILSGRPSPYIIAFVLGESLLMVIGAVLAVYFRLGTTAELLTFRYSWYRLLLVPFVLQVAFYYSDLHNFRISRPFIWTVARVTQAMAVGTLGLAVIYYFLPRLLLGRGILFLSFFITTLLVLIWRGLYGWALRQRFLASRVLILGGGSLSDSIVEELLGRSDNVYNVVGIMNILGEGGRRAGDDDEPDVDLMPQWASLLRAELRHDPTELVGLVNYLEVDLVVVAMDEKRGRMPMKELLECRMLGVPIITGEDFYETIAGRILAQRIRPSWLVFSSGFTTSRLRTFTKRAMDLGLSSLGLILTAPFTALVALAIKLESRGPLIYSQQRVGQNGKLFYAHKFRSMVADAEKVSGPVWAEENDPRITKVGRFIRKVRLDEIPQMYNVIKGEMSFVGPRPERPHFVEQLTEELPFYNERHKVKPGITGWAQVCYPYGSTVAAALEKLNYDLYYIKHSSLSMDVMIILQTVKIILFGGGGR
- the xrt gene encoding exosortase is translated as MSGQPDEARHGGPPRPLTILAWAVVLSLLAWIYAPHVAGMVANWWDDPNYSHGFLVPLISAYLLWRQRDQLAKAAAGPNYLGLAVIGAGLLMLVAGQLAHEFYLRRISLIPVMWGLVFLAWGWGVARRSIFAFAYLILMVPLPYLLYDAVAFPLRLIAAEVAAWGIRLFGIPVYLEGNVIHLPNLVMNVVDACSGIRSLISLLAVGVILAYLILPNRWIKVVVVLLVPPVAVFTNALRVTAAGILAVYWGRETLEGVMHDFVGWVVFMAGFVILLFITLGLKKLFPEGRRQA
- a CDS encoding EpsI family protein, which codes for MSKRRTKGLFIAAALLLLAALLISVGQEVTPQKLQAPLDQLPLALGKWRGIGADMPLDQDTIALLRPTDYLLRNYANPGGGICAVFVAFFALQQEGQIIHSPRHCLPGNGWQISSRQAVEVEGPDGPCTVNHLILSRNLDKLSVLYWYQGRGRVEADEYMDRARLVLDGILDNRSDGALVRLTMDTPRGVAHSLALQKELASRLIPALWKILPPQ
- a CDS encoding O-antigen ligase family protein, whose amino-acid sequence is MSFFFTLLFVVILYVRPQEFWDLIQGWPIMDYVAGGAILFVFLSGEFQKSKLVDSPIPKMLAMFWVWLALTQVGHGWLGGFPYTIQKFGRVAILFYLIVLTVDSIRKVRILIWTMIILSTFLSIEAIVQFYTGISLGGASALARRVGEDVVMQARGIGIFSDPNDLALHVVPMLAFLVPPFHKKSISNTFITGVIFMIPLVTGVVYTRSRGGILAMAFVAWIYMRHRVGMTFSVVGLVMLFGLLMAVPRFDDVSASSGSAQTRLDHWAYGLSEFRANPLFGMGYDNFTTQGYRHTAHNSFVLVLAESGLIGTILWLSFFYSAGRHIFAMERITRGPPWVAPMSKALEAALGGWMVGAFFLSQSYGFLLYILLAIIVAIVNILNKQGIDIGFQWKGRQTRNVFFITVGMVVGIHILVRTLFVVSF